One region of Rhizoctonia solani chromosome 9, complete sequence genomic DNA includes:
- a CDS encoding glycoside hydrolase family 6 protein — protein sequence MKVSSIVAATAATFIAGVSSTPLAPRQTDVNPFAGKTFYKSPHFRASVEAEITRLNADGKTELAAKAAKVAEVPVFIWISDTAAVSTISGYLKDAAAIQKSTGKKQIVQLVVYNLPDRDCSAKASDGEFHLDNAGEARYEAYIKAVASQLQRYPEVSVAVSLEPDSIGNCDGDESFGSQVRECSTSTQTPPWIGDIVIATPNVSLYLDGAHAGWLGWPDNLAPTASVLAEILNNAKARNPKSTVRGLVTNVSNYNGLGNQEQQGRDELKYINDLAPLLTAAGYPAHFLVDQGRSGNQEAARDGGDWCNFKYAGFGPRPSATTPSSLIDAIVWVKPGGESDGTSDPASPRYDTTCTSATSYIPSPEAGNWHSAIFELLIEQANPAF from the exons ATGAAGGTCTCATCGATTGTCGCTGCCACCGCTGCTACGTTCATTGCTGGCGTTTCCTCCACTCCTCTTGCACCGCGCCAGACTGATGTGAACCCATTCGCTGGAAAGACTTT CTACAAGAGCCCTCATTTCCGGGCATCGGTTGAAGCTGAGATCACCCGTCTCAATGCAGATGGAAAGACCGAGCTCGCTGCCAAGGCGGCCAAAGTTGCAGAAGTCCCAGTTTTCATCTGGATCTCGGATACTGCGGCTGTCAGCACCATTTCTGGATACCTCAAAGATGCAGCGGCGATCCAGAAGTCAACGGGAAAGAAACAGA TTGTTCAGCTTGTAGTGTACAATTTGCCAGACCGCGACTGCTCCGCCAAAGCCTCTGATGGGGAATTCCATCTTGACAACGCTG GTGAGGCACGTTACGAGGCCTACATCAAGGCAGTAGCGAGCCAGTTGCAGCGCTACCCCGAAGTCTCGGTTGCCGTGTCCCTGGAGCCTGACTCCATTGGTAACTGTGA TGGTGACGAATCTTTCGGTTCCCAAGTGCGGGAATGCAGCACCAGCACACAAACGCCTCCTTGGATTGGCGATATCGTTATTGCAACTCCCAACGTCAGCCTTTACCTCGATGGCGCCCACGCTGGTTGGCTCGGATGGCCAGAC AACCTTGCTCCTACCGCCTCCGTTCTCGCCGAGATTCTCAATAACGCCAAGGCCCGCAACCCGAAGTCAACTGTTCGTGGACTTGTGACAAATGTCAGCAACTATAATGGATTGGGTAACCAAGAACAACAAGGGCGCGACGAACTCAAGTACATCAACGACTTGGCACCCTTGTTGACGGCAGCTGGATACCCAGCGCACTTCCTCGTT GACCAAGGTCGATCTGGAAACCAGGAGGCGGCCCGAGACGGTGGCGACTGGTGCAACTTCAAG TACGCTGGTTTCGGACCTCGCCCCTCGGCTACAACCCCAAGCTCACTTATCGACGCGATTGTCTGGGTCAAGCCGGGTGGAGAATCAGACGGAACCTCAGATCCTGCATCCCCTCGTTATGATACCACATGCACATCTGCTACCTCGTACATCCCAAGTCCCGAAGCAGGCAACTGGCATTCG GCCATATTCGAATTGTTGATCGAACAGGCTAACCCGGCGTTCTAA
- a CDS encoding cytochrome P450 family protein, with amino-acid sequence MDAVMFTNFYVNIFPILAHVPDWAPGAGWKRTIRRWRDQKARASLAPLEWTKAQIEAGVSQPSLLGMLLEEDLTPGISIEERDRRLKEIGLALYAGGTVALPHVCLEDDKFKGFDILKGTIVFGNIWAMSRDESIYSSPETFDPERFLDSQLPQVPAFGWGRRRCPGASFGENSVFIAIASLLATFTFSSPDGCPRESASAKLENTSNSLFL; translated from the exons ATGGATGCTGTCATGTTCACCA ATTTCTATGTCAATATTTTCCCCATACTCGCTCACGTCCCAGATTGGGCTCCAGGAGCAGGGTGGAAGCGCACTATTCGGAGGTGGAGAGACCAGAAGGCTCGAGCCTCTCTTGCTCCATTAGAATGGACAAAAGCTCAGATC GAAGCCGGGGTCTCCCAACCGTCTTTACTTGGAATGCTCTTAGAAGAGGATCTAACGCCAGGAATATCAATCGAGGAGAGGGATCGCCGGTTGAAGGAAATAGGACTTGCGCTCTACGCGG GAGGGACAGTCG CTCTCCCCCATGTCTGCCTCGAGGATGACAAGTTCAAGGGCTTCGATATACTGAAGGGTACAATCGT CTTTGGGAATATCTG GGCAATGAGCCGTGATGAAAGTATCTATTCCAGCCCAGAAACTTTTGATCCCGAGAGATTCTTGGATTCACAGCTTCCTCAGGTACCAGCCTTTGGGTGGGGGAGACG GCGCTGCCCTGGGGCATCCTTTGGCGAAAATTCGGTGTTTATTGCTATTGCTTCGTTGCTGGCCACTTTTACGTTCTCCAGTCCGGATGGATGTCCCAGAGAAAGCGCAAGTGCCAAGCTTGAAAACACTTCAAATTCGCTATTTTTGTGA
- a CDS encoding DNA replication complex GINS protein SLD5: MSAWDGDDLPGLPPRLGAAMEFERQHGRGETSAEVDTSEVLGANPDNPTTKLLRVLMNERYAPELLPWEGQLVEDVLEKLHQQSQMVEYLRSDDTTSEDEHFRMSYVQLDMERIKFQIRSYVRTRLYKIEKYASHIMANPDIQSRMSVLEQNHAMSYKNLFKAHMHRTVLDNLPEGLRSLNETFPDGRSMVPQPNLNQGIFIYAIQDCGPVRLPDGTSVVVDKGSIHIFQYGTIKHLVERGDAMFI; encoded by the exons ATGAGTGCTTGGGATGGCGATGATTTGCCGGGATTGCCGCCGCGCTTGGGTGCTGCCATGGAGTTTGAGAGACAACATGGTCGAGGAGAGACAAGTGCGGAAGTGGATACTTCGGAAGTACTCGGTGCAAACCCC GACAACCCCACAACAAAGCTTCTGCGCGTTCTAATGAACGAGAGATATGCCCCGGAACTACTGCCTTGGGAAGGACAACTAGTCGAGGATGTGTTGGAAAAGCTGCATCAGCAG AGCCAAATGGTAGAATACCTTCGTTCAGACGACACTACATCCGAAGACGAACATTTCAGGATGTCATACGTCCAACTTGACATGGAACGTATCAAGTTCCAAATACGCAGTTACGTCAGGACACGACTATACAAG ATTGAAAAATACGCAAGTCACATAATGGCCAATCCCGACATCCAATCTCGCATGTCGGTTCTGGAACAAAACCACGCTATGAG CTATAAAAACCTATTCAAAGCGCACATGCATCGCACCGTTCTCGACAATCTCCCAGAAGGGCTACGATCCTTGAATGAGACGTTTCCCGACGGACGCTCAATGG TCCCACAGCCGAATTTGAACCAAGGAATATTCATCTACGCGATTCAAGATTGCGGGCCCGTTCGACTTCCCGA CGGAACCAGCGTCGTCGTCGACAAGGGTTCCATCCATATTTTCCAATACGGGACTATTAAACATTTAGTGGAAAGGGGCGATGCTATGTTCATATAA
- a CDS encoding Multicopper oxidase encodes MRFSTPLLAAAVMTTKVHAALRQYTLVVTHSNIAPDGVSRSAWLVNGTTPGPTIVADEGDQLSINVINKGDEPITIHWHGIEQLGTPWSDGVPGVTQYPIPVGKSFMYNWTATQMGYHWYHSHQHLQVDDGLRGDIYLRPKPGRQNPFSLISSNSADIAAMKAAEQNPHKLFIYDWKHKTADEYMNEWKRTMVEPLCLDDILINGKGQVVCPSRQILDPVVNPTVGKATDKGCAFPNNTKVFPYGGDPNSVKPEIFYQCKNTTTELEVFQVNPASKWAAFNVVNAASIWDLRVSIDNHTLYTFAADGSYIRPIQSEFIGIPIGERFQFFIKLDKPVGDYTVRVAASVLPQRLSGFAVLQYNTKAPIKRDLLDPPTKVKRAVTTTPAPKNPYIDYAGQAIGSARELDTVDIKPFPANPPPKPSPDQIVTIRLNAERTSELGWFLNNRTWTELPDSATPLLFDYNQASAIDSHLKFTSLKGQYVDVIMVVTSGNPSIHPPHPIHKHGVKAWFLGWGSGAFPYNTVAEAQAAGLPGLNLVDPQYRDTFVTPPGLGGQNWIAFRFQSTDPGPMFMHCHIDPHLAVGMAVVLLEGIDQWPKTPSYYTSQH; translated from the exons ATGAGGTTTAGCACTCCATTGTTGGCAGCGGCGGTCATGACCACAAAGGTCCATGCCGCTCTGAGACAGTACACTCTGGTCGTCACCCACTCGAACATCGCTCCCGATGGCGTCTCTCGCAGCGCCTGGCTGGTAAACG GCACAACACCTGGGCCTACGATCGTCGCCGACGAGGGTGACCAGCTTAGTATCAACGTCATAAACAAGGGCGACGAGCCTATCACTATCCA CTGGCACGG AATCGAACAGCTCGGAACCCCCTG GTCCGATGGAGTCCCCGGAGTCACCCAGTACCCCATTCCTGTCGGCAAATCATTCATGTACAACTGGACGGCAACTCAGATGGGCTACCATTGGTACCACTCTCACCAGCACCTGCAAGTTGATGACGGTCTACGTGGTGACATCTACCTTCGTCCCAAGCCTGGTCGCCAGAACCCTTTCAGCCTCATTTCGAGCAACTCTGCGGATATTGCTGCCATGAAGGCCGCCGAGCAAAACCCCCATAAGCTGTTTATATACGACTGGAAACATAAGACCGCAGACGAGTATATGAACGA ATGGAAGCGCACTATGGTCGAACCTTTGTGTTTGGATGA CATCCTGATCAACGGAAAGGG ACAGGTCGTATGTCCTAGTCGTCAGATCTTGGATCCGGTGGTCAACCCAACTGTCGGAAAGGCAACGGATAAAGG CTGTGCATTCCCGAACAATACCAAGGTGTTCCCCTACGGAGGAGACCCGAACTCCGTCAAGCCCGAGATCTTCTACCAATGCAAG AACACAACCACAGAGCTCGAAGTGTTCCAGGTCAACCCTGCGTCAAAATGGGCCGCGTTCAACGTTG TCAACGCTGCTAGCATCTGGGACCTGCGCGTGTCGATCGATAACCATACCTTGTACACGTTTGCCGCCGATGGATCCTACATTCGGCCAATCCAATCAGAG TTTATTGGTATCCCAATCGGAGAGCGTTTCCAGTTTTTCATCAAG CTCGACAAGCCTGTGGGGGATTACACTGTTCGGGTTGCCGCCTCTGTGCTCCCTCAGCGCCTGAGTGGATTCGCG GTTCTCCAATACAACACCAAAGCACCCATCAAGCGCGATCTGCTCGACCCACCCACTAAAGTCAAGCGTGCCGTCACCACTACTCCGGCCCCCAAGAACCCCTACATCGATTATGCCGGCCAAGCTATCGGGTCGGCTCGGGAGCTCGACACCGTTGACATTAAGCCATTCCCGGCCAACCCTCCGCCGAAGCCGTCTCCTGATCAG ATTGTCACGATTCGTCTTAACGCCGAGCGTACCTCGGAGCTTGGGTGGTTCTTGAACAACAGGACTTGGACG GAATTGCCCGATTCAGCGACACCCCTTTTGTTTGACTACAACCAAGCGAGCGCAATCGATTCTCACCTCAAGTTCACGTCCTTAAAGGGG CAATACGTTGATGTGATTATGGTCGTTACTAGCGGCAATCCGTCAATCCATCCCCCTCACCC TATTCACAAGCACGGTGTAAAGGCCTGGTTCCTAGGATGGGGCTCTGGGGCATTCCCCTATAACACAGTAGCTGAAGCTCAGGCTGCAG GACTTCCGGGACTGAACTTGGTCGACCCGCAGTATCGTGACACATTCGTCACTCCTCCTGGACTGGGCGGCCAAAACTGGATTGCCTTCCGCTTCCAGTCTACCGACCCAGGCCCAATGTTCATGCATTGTCACATTG ACCCGCACTTGGCAGTTGGCATGGCGGTGGTACTCTTG GAGGGGATTGACCAATGGCCAAAGACGCCAAGCTACTACACTTCTCAGCACTAA